One Pseudomonas lalucatii genomic window carries:
- a CDS encoding penicillin-binding protein 1A, whose translation MMRLLKFFCWSCVAVFCGLLLSLSGAFLYLSPNLPSVDSLRSIQLQIPLRVYSSDAKLIAEFGEMRRSPIAFADIPADFTNALLAAEDDNFANHYGVDVTGLLRAATQILKSGQIQSGGSTITMQVAKNFFLSSERSFSRKINEILLALQIERELSKDEILELYVNKIYLGNRAYGIEAAAQVYYGKSIRDLSLSQMAMIAGLPKAPSRFNPLVNPSRAQERRDWILGRMHLLGRIDQQSYAAALAEPINASYHVPTPEIVAPYVAEMARAEMVGRFGSDAYTEGFNVTTTVPSELQDAANRAVREGLIAYDQRHGYRGPENRLPGMSMDTWLRELAKQTSLGGLEPAIVTQVESSGILVLTRSRTEEAVAWDSMKWARPFLSTNSLGPRPKQPADVVQVGDLIRVQRQADGSLNFVQLPAAQGALVSLDPRNGAIRALVGGFSFEQSNYNRAAQAKRQPGSSFKPFIYSAALDSGYTAASLVNDAPIVFVDDYLDQVWRPKNDNNTFLGPIRLREALYKSRNLVSIRLLQAIGIEHALDYVSRFGFDRQDLPRNLSLALGTANLTPLEVASGWTAFANGGYRIQPYLIERIEDRQGQLLFAANPASVPGGEPEESKPAAEGLLAAAQTSGAPQPEPIVAERIIDERTAYIMTSMLQDVIKRGTGRRAMALGRDDLAGKTGTTNESKDSWFSGYNADYVTTVWTGFDQPESLGRHEYGGTVALPIWMNYMGAALKDKPSHPPAEPSGLLTLRIDPHSGRTALPSTPDAYFEVFKSEDSPPPMSELDPSLGIPGSPLPADEAAPLDLF comes from the coding sequence TTGATGCGTCTGCTGAAGTTTTTCTGCTGGTCCTGTGTCGCCGTTTTTTGCGGGCTGTTACTCAGTTTGAGCGGCGCGTTCCTCTATCTTAGCCCCAACCTCCCCTCCGTCGACTCACTGCGCAGCATCCAGCTGCAGATCCCCCTGCGGGTCTACAGCAGCGATGCCAAGCTGATCGCCGAGTTCGGCGAGATGCGCCGCTCGCCCATCGCCTTCGCCGATATCCCCGCGGACTTCACCAACGCCCTGCTGGCCGCCGAGGACGATAATTTCGCCAATCATTATGGCGTCGACGTTACCGGCCTGCTGCGGGCTGCCACGCAAATATTGAAAAGCGGCCAGATCCAGTCCGGCGGCAGCACCATCACCATGCAGGTGGCGAAGAACTTCTTCCTCAGCAGTGAGAGAAGCTTCTCGCGCAAGATCAACGAGATCCTCCTCGCCTTGCAGATCGAGCGGGAGCTGAGCAAGGACGAGATCCTCGAGCTCTACGTCAACAAGATCTATCTCGGCAACCGTGCTTACGGCATCGAGGCTGCCGCCCAGGTCTACTACGGCAAGTCGATCCGCGACCTGAGCCTGTCGCAGATGGCCATGATCGCCGGCCTGCCCAAGGCCCCTTCGCGCTTCAACCCCCTGGTGAACCCGAGCCGCGCCCAGGAGCGCCGCGACTGGATTCTCGGGCGCATGCACCTGCTCGGCCGAATCGACCAGCAGAGCTACGCGGCGGCGCTGGCCGAACCGATCAACGCCAGCTATCACGTCCCAACGCCGGAAATCGTCGCCCCCTACGTGGCCGAGATGGCCCGCGCGGAGATGGTCGGCCGTTTCGGCAGCGACGCCTATACCGAGGGTTTCAATGTCACCACCACGGTCCCCAGCGAGCTGCAGGACGCCGCCAACCGCGCGGTGCGCGAGGGCCTGATCGCCTATGACCAGCGCCACGGCTACCGCGGTCCGGAAAATCGCCTGCCCGGCATGAGCATGGACACCTGGCTGCGCGAACTGGCCAAGCAGACCTCGCTGGGCGGGCTGGAGCCGGCCATCGTCACCCAGGTGGAAAGCAGCGGCATCCTCGTGCTCACCCGCAGCCGCACGGAAGAGGCGGTGGCCTGGGACAGCATGAAGTGGGCGCGCCCCTTCCTCAGTACCAACAGCCTCGGGCCGCGGCCCAAGCAGCCGGCCGACGTGGTCCAGGTCGGCGACCTGATCCGCGTGCAGCGCCAGGCCGACGGCAGCCTGAATTTCGTCCAGTTGCCTGCCGCGCAGGGCGCCCTGGTCTCCCTCGACCCACGCAACGGCGCGATCCGCGCCCTGGTCGGCGGCTTCTCCTTCGAGCAGAGCAACTACAATCGCGCCGCCCAGGCCAAGCGCCAGCCGGGCTCGAGCTTCAAGCCGTTCATCTACAGCGCCGCGCTGGACAGTGGCTACACCGCCGCCAGCCTGGTCAACGACGCGCCCATAGTGTTCGTCGACGACTACCTCGACCAGGTCTGGCGACCGAAGAACGACAACAACACCTTCCTCGGCCCGATCCGCCTGCGCGAGGCCCTGTACAAGTCACGCAACCTGGTGTCGATCCGCCTGCTGCAAGCCATCGGCATCGAACACGCCCTGGACTACGTCAGCCGCTTCGGCTTCGACCGGCAGGACCTGCCGCGCAACCTCTCCCTGGCGCTGGGCACGGCGAACCTGACCCCGCTCGAGGTGGCCAGCGGCTGGACCGCCTTCGCCAACGGCGGCTATCGGATCCAGCCCTACCTGATCGAGCGCATCGAAGACCGCCAGGGCCAACTGCTCTTCGCCGCCAACCCGGCCAGCGTGCCGGGCGGCGAGCCTGAGGAGTCGAAACCCGCCGCGGAAGGCCTGCTCGCCGCCGCCCAGACGTCCGGCGCCCCCCAGCCGGAACCCATCGTCGCCGAACGCATCATCGACGAGCGCACCGCCTACATCATGACCAGCATGCTGCAGGACGTGATCAAGCGCGGGACGGGACGCCGCGCCATGGCCCTCGGGCGCGACGACCTAGCCGGCAAGACCGGCACCACCAACGAGTCCAAGGACAGCTGGTTCTCCGGCTACAACGCCGACTACGTGACCACCGTCTGGACCGGTTTCGACCAGCCGGAGAGCCTCGGCCGCCATGAGTATGGCGGCACGGTCGCCCTGCCCATCTGGATGAACTACATGGGCGCCGCGCTCAAGGACAAACCCAGCCACCCGCCCGCCGAGCCGAGCGGCCTGCTGACCCTGCGCATCGATCCGCACAGCGGGCGCACGGCGCTGCCGAGCACGCCGGACGCCTACTTCGAGGTATTCAAGAGCGAGGATTCGCCACCACCGATGAGCGAGCTCGATCCGAGCCTGGGCATTCCCGGCAGCCCGCTGCCCGCCGACGAGGCGGCCCCGCTCGACCTGTTCTAG
- the pilO gene encoding type 4a pilus biogenesis protein PilO has translation MSLSDSLDSLRKIDISDLDFNNVGSWPAAVKFIAGVLLLVLVLALGYNFHLKDLQVQLESRQSEEGALKQQFATKAFQAANLEAYKAQMEEMEISFGALLKQLPSDTEVPGLLEDITRTGLGSGLEFEEIKLLPEVTQQFYIELPIQIKVVGAYHDLATFVSGVASLPRIVTLHNFELVPARTDSASKLRMNILAKTYRYNDKGVQQ, from the coding sequence ATGAGCCTGAGTGACTCGTTAGACAGCCTGCGGAAAATTGATATCAGTGACTTGGACTTCAACAATGTCGGCTCCTGGCCTGCTGCGGTCAAGTTTATTGCTGGGGTCCTACTGCTGGTGTTGGTTCTGGCGCTGGGTTACAACTTCCACTTGAAGGACTTGCAGGTGCAGTTGGAATCGCGTCAAAGTGAAGAGGGGGCGCTGAAGCAGCAGTTCGCGACAAAGGCATTTCAGGCTGCCAATCTGGAGGCCTATAAGGCGCAGATGGAAGAAATGGAGATTTCGTTTGGCGCTTTGTTGAAGCAGTTGCCAAGCGATACCGAAGTGCCGGGTTTGTTGGAGGATATAACGCGCACTGGTCTGGGTAGTGGTCTGGAATTTGAGGAAATAAAACTGCTACCTGAAGTTACTCAGCAGTTTTATATCGAGCTGCCTATTCAGATTAAGGTGGTTGGTGCCTATCACGACTTGGCGACTTTTGTTAGCGGTGTTGCCAGCTTGCCTCGCATCGTGACTCTGCATAATTTCGAGCTTGTGCCTGCCCGTACGGATAGCGCGTCCAAGTTACGCATGAATATTCTGGCCAAGACTTATCGTTATAACGATAAGGGGGTGCAACAATGA
- the aroK gene encoding shikimate kinase AroK: MRNLILVGPMGAGKSTIGRLLAKELRLPFKDSDKEIEQRTGADIPWIFDVEGEQGFREREQAVIAELCECDGMVLATGGGAVMRPENRAALRRGGRVVYLHASVDQQLDRTSRDRNRPLLRTADPAKVLGDLLAIRDPLYREIADVVVETDERPPRLVVQEILERLEALPPR, from the coding sequence GTGCGCAATTTGATCCTCGTTGGCCCGATGGGTGCAGGCAAGAGCACCATCGGGCGTTTGCTTGCCAAAGAGCTACGGCTGCCGTTCAAGGACTCGGATAAGGAAATCGAGCAGCGGACGGGGGCCGATATTCCGTGGATATTCGATGTCGAGGGGGAGCAGGGGTTTCGCGAGCGCGAGCAGGCGGTGATCGCCGAGTTGTGTGAGTGCGATGGCATGGTGTTGGCGACCGGGGGCGGGGCCGTGATGCGCCCGGAAAATCGTGCGGCGCTGCGGCGCGGTGGGCGAGTCGTCTACCTGCATGCGTCGGTTGATCAGCAACTCGATCGGACTTCCCGCGACCGCAATCGCCCGCTGTTGCGTACGGCCGATCCGGCCAAGGTGCTCGGTGATCTGCTGGCGATACGCGACCCACTGTATCGGGAGATCGCGGATGTTGTGGTGGAAACGGACGAGCGTCCGCCACGACTGGTCGTGCAGGAGATACTGGAGCGCCTGGAAGCGTTGCCGCCCCGTTAA
- the pilN gene encoding PilN domain-containing protein — protein sequence MARINLLPWREQLREERKQRFLVALGGVLVVAAGAVFLGDQYLNGAIEQQNARNEFVRKEIAVLDARIKEISELKTRRQQLLERMKIIQDLQGNRPIIGRVFDQLVRTLPDGVHFTGLKMTGKNIAIVGAAESNNRVSNLMRNLDSSEWLESPNLTEVKAVTAGTVDQANVFQLTVQQTQPGLEAEEAQQ from the coding sequence ATGGCGCGGATTAACCTGCTTCCATGGCGCGAACAGTTGCGCGAGGAGCGCAAGCAGCGGTTCTTGGTCGCGCTCGGTGGGGTCTTGGTGGTCGCGGCCGGTGCCGTGTTCCTTGGCGACCAATATCTGAACGGTGCAATCGAGCAGCAAAATGCACGTAATGAGTTCGTGCGCAAGGAAATTGCGGTGCTGGATGCGCGCATCAAGGAAATTAGCGAGCTGAAAACCCGCCGGCAGCAACTGCTTGAACGGATGAAAATTATTCAGGATTTGCAGGGTAACCGTCCGATCATTGGGCGAGTGTTCGATCAGCTGGTCAGAACCTTGCCGGATGGCGTCCACTTCACCGGGCTCAAAATGACCGGGAAGAACATTGCCATCGTCGGTGCGGCCGAGTCGAACAATCGCGTCTCCAATCTGATGCGCAACCTGGATTCGTCCGAGTGGCTGGAGTCCCCCAATTTGACGGAGGTCAAGGCGGTCACGGCGGGGACGGTCGATCAAGCCAATGTATTCCAGTTGACCGTGCAGCAGACGCAGCCTGGTCTAGAAGCTGAGGAGGCACAGCAATGA
- a CDS encoding type IV pilus assembly protein PilM, translated as MLGLFNKNANTLLGIDISSTSVKLLELSRSGSRYKVEAYAVEPLPPNAVVEKNIAELEGVGQALSRVLSKAKTSVKSVAVAVAGSAVITKTIEMEAGLSDDDLENQLKIEADQYIPYPLEEVAIDFEVQGVSPRNPDRVEVLLAACRKENVEVREAALALSGLSARVVDVEAYALERAYGLLAEQLGGGQEALTVAVVDIGATMTTLSVLHDGRTIYTREQLFGGKQLTEEIQRRYGLSVEEAGLAKKQGGLPDDYDSEVLQPFKEAVVQQVSRSLQFFFAAGQFNDVDYILLAGGTASIPDLDRLIQQKIGTQTLVANPFAEMALGNRVNAGALASDAPSLMIACGLAMRSFD; from the coding sequence GTGCTAGGGCTCTTCAATAAGAATGCGAATACGCTGCTGGGGATCGATATCAGTTCGACCTCGGTCAAGCTCCTCGAGTTGAGTCGCTCCGGAAGCCGCTACAAGGTAGAGGCTTACGCTGTCGAGCCGCTCCCCCCAAATGCCGTGGTCGAGAAGAACATCGCCGAACTGGAAGGCGTTGGACAGGCGCTTTCGCGCGTGCTGAGCAAGGCCAAGACCAGCGTGAAGTCGGTCGCCGTGGCGGTGGCCGGTTCGGCGGTGATCACCAAGACCATCGAGATGGAAGCCGGGCTTTCTGACGATGATCTCGAGAACCAGTTGAAGATCGAGGCCGATCAGTACATTCCCTATCCCCTCGAGGAAGTGGCGATCGATTTCGAGGTGCAGGGCGTTTCGCCCCGCAACCCCGATCGGGTCGAGGTGCTGCTCGCCGCCTGCCGCAAGGAGAACGTCGAGGTCCGCGAGGCCGCGCTGGCCTTGTCCGGCCTGAGCGCCAGGGTGGTCGACGTCGAGGCCTATGCGCTGGAGCGGGCTTACGGCTTGCTTGCGGAGCAGCTGGGCGGTGGCCAAGAGGCCCTGACGGTGGCGGTGGTCGATATCGGTGCGACCATGACCACCCTGAGCGTTCTGCATGATGGCCGGACGATCTATACGCGCGAGCAGTTGTTCGGTGGCAAGCAGCTGACCGAGGAAATTCAGCGTCGCTACGGCCTGTCGGTGGAGGAAGCCGGGCTCGCCAAGAAGCAGGGCGGTCTGCCGGACGACTACGACAGCGAAGTATTGCAACCTTTCAAGGAGGCCGTGGTACAGCAGGTCTCGCGCTCCTTGCAGTTCTTCTTCGCGGCGGGCCAGTTCAATGATGTCGACTACATCCTCCTGGCCGGCGGCACGGCTTCCATTCCGGATCTGGATCGCCTGATACAGCAGAAGATTGGTACTCAGACGTTGGTGGCCAACCCGTTTGCGGAGATGGCCCTGGGCAATCGAGTCAATGCCGGAGCATTGGCCAGTGATGCACCGTCGCTGATGATTGCCTGTGGGTTGGCGATGAGGAGTTTTGACTAA
- the aroB gene encoding 3-dehydroquinate synthase: MQTLQVDLGERSYPIYIGADILARPDLLTSHIAGRQVAIVTNETVAPLYLRALESVLDGYVLTSVVLPDGEAFKTWETLQKIFDAMLAARHDRRTTVIALGGGVIGDMAGFAAACYQRGVNFIQVPTTLLSQVDSSVGGKTGINHPLGKNMIGAFYQPQAVLIDTASLSTLPARELSAGLAEVIKYGLICDADFLAWLEENMAALRSLDRAALTVAIERSCAAKARVVGADERESGVRATLNLGHTFGHAIETHQGYGVWLHGEAVAAGTVMALEMSRRLGWIGQAERDRAIRLFQAAGLPVVPPSDMTPDDFLQHMAVDKKVLDGRLRLVLLRHLGEAVVTGDYPREILHATLAADYAALVDQLKN, translated from the coding sequence ATGCAAACACTTCAGGTCGATCTCGGTGAGCGCAGTTATCCCATTTATATCGGCGCCGACATACTGGCTCGGCCCGATCTCTTGACTTCACATATCGCCGGGCGCCAGGTCGCGATAGTCACCAACGAAACGGTGGCGCCGCTGTATCTGCGTGCCCTCGAATCGGTGCTGGACGGTTACGTGCTGACCTCCGTGGTTCTGCCCGATGGCGAGGCGTTCAAGACCTGGGAAACCCTGCAGAAGATCTTCGATGCGATGCTGGCGGCGCGACATGATCGGCGTACCACCGTCATTGCCTTGGGGGGCGGGGTGATCGGCGACATGGCGGGGTTCGCCGCGGCCTGCTACCAGCGCGGAGTCAATTTCATTCAGGTACCGACTACCCTGCTGTCGCAGGTGGACTCTTCGGTCGGGGGGAAGACCGGAATCAACCACCCTCTCGGCAAGAACATGATCGGTGCCTTCTATCAGCCCCAGGCGGTGTTGATCGATACGGCAAGTCTGAGCACCCTGCCGGCGCGCGAGTTGTCCGCGGGCCTTGCGGAGGTGATCAAGTACGGGCTGATTTGCGACGCGGACTTCCTCGCCTGGCTCGAGGAAAACATGGCAGCGTTGCGGTCTCTGGACCGGGCGGCACTGACCGTGGCCATCGAGCGATCCTGTGCGGCCAAGGCCCGGGTGGTGGGGGCGGACGAGCGTGAGTCGGGGGTGCGGGCCACGCTCAATCTGGGCCATACCTTCGGTCATGCCATCGAAACCCATCAGGGCTATGGCGTCTGGCTGCACGGCGAGGCGGTGGCCGCGGGTACCGTGATGGCCCTGGAGATGTCCAGGCGCCTCGGCTGGATCGGGCAGGCCGAACGTGACCGGGCGATTCGCTTGTTCCAGGCGGCCGGTCTGCCGGTGGTGCCGCCGAGCGACATGACACCAGACGATTTTCTGCAGCACATGGCCGTCGACAAGAAGGTTCTCGACGGTCGTTTGCGTCTGGTCCTGCTGCGTCACCTGGGTGAGGCGGTGGTTACCGGCGATTATCCTCGCGAGATATTGCACGCCACCCTCGCCGCCGATTATGCGGCGCTGGTGGATCAGCTAAAAAACTAA
- the pilP gene encoding pilus assembly protein PilP: MKCSHFVLCIAMAGLSGCGGGGDFSDLQAYMDEVRSRPKGAIEPLPKFQPYESFTYSAAALRSPFQPPIKIDMVQRQKGSLEVKPDEARVKQFLEGFNIEVFEMVGTLGNEDATYALVSGAGGVHRIKVGDYLGRNHGRVLAIDESKVDVVEIVPDGEGGWLERPRSLSLKERS; the protein is encoded by the coding sequence ATGAAGTGCTCCCATTTCGTGTTGTGTATCGCTATGGCCGGGCTAAGTGGCTGCGGGGGTGGTGGGGATTTTTCGGACCTGCAGGCATATATGGATGAGGTCCGCTCACGGCCGAAAGGCGCGATTGAACCGCTGCCGAAATTTCAGCCCTATGAAAGTTTCACCTACAGCGCCGCTGCGCTGCGAAGCCCATTTCAACCACCGATCAAAATTGACATGGTGCAACGCCAGAAAGGCTCTCTGGAAGTCAAGCCAGACGAGGCCCGGGTAAAGCAGTTTCTGGAAGGCTTCAATATCGAGGTCTTCGAGATGGTCGGTACGCTCGGGAATGAAGACGCTACTTACGCCTTGGTGAGTGGTGCCGGGGGCGTGCACCGAATAAAGGTGGGGGACTACCTTGGGCGCAATCACGGTCGCGTACTGGCGATTGATGAGTCCAAAGTCGACGTAGTTGAAATCGTTCCGGATGGCGAAGGTGGATGGCTCGAGCGGCCGCGTAGCCTATCCCTTAAGGAGCGCTCTTAA
- the pilQ gene encoding type IV pilus secretin PilQ produces MNSSLSRIGISLSAMLLSPALLAADLQALDVAALPGDRVELKLSFDEPVPAPRGYTIEQPARIALDLPGVSSKLGAKNRELGVGNARSVTVVEAGDRTRLIINLTNLAPYSTRVEGNNLYVLVGEGGARTTAAVQPVAAAVPASSSGTKTYAAQGKSISNIDFQRGEQGEGNVVITLSDPSVSPDIQEQAGKIRLDFAKTQLPESLRVRLDVKDFATPVQFVSASGSADKASVIIEPSGLYDYLAYQTDNKLTLSIKPLTESDAEKRKNERFAYTGEKLSLNFQDIDVRSVLQLIADFTDLNLVASDTVQGNITLRLQNVPWDQALDLVLKTKGLDKRQVGNVLLVAPADEIAARERQELEAQKQIAELAPLRRELIQVNYAKAADMAKLFQSVTSAEGGADERGSITVDDRTNSIIAYQTQARLDELRRIVSQLDIPVRQVMIEARIVEANVDFSKSLGVRWGGNLRKGNVDIFGRGQRLSLEEGEDGDTIEVPFNTPFVDMGAAGASSGIGIGLITDNLILDLELSAMESTGNGEVVSQPKVVTSDKETAKILKGTEVPYQEASSSGATTTSFKEAALSLEVTPQITPDNRIIMEVKVNKDSVGQIFQGVPSIDTNEVNAKVLVADGETIVIGGVFSNTQSKSVDKVPFLGDLPFIGRVFRRDVVQDEKSELLVFLTPRIMNNQAIAVSR; encoded by the coding sequence ATGAATAGCTCCCTTTCGCGTATAGGTATTTCTCTGTCGGCGATGCTGTTGTCGCCGGCACTGTTGGCAGCGGACCTGCAAGCGCTGGATGTCGCTGCTTTGCCTGGCGATAGGGTCGAATTGAAGCTGTCGTTTGACGAACCGGTTCCCGCGCCACGGGGTTACACGATCGAACAGCCCGCCCGTATTGCCCTGGATCTACCAGGGGTCTCCAGCAAGCTGGGGGCGAAGAATCGTGAACTGGGCGTAGGTAATGCGCGTAGCGTTACCGTAGTCGAGGCGGGGGATCGTACCCGACTTATCATAAATTTGACTAACCTGGCGCCATATAGCACTCGTGTCGAGGGTAATAATCTCTACGTATTGGTCGGTGAGGGCGGTGCGCGCACTACGGCAGCGGTGCAGCCTGTTGCGGCGGCGGTCCCAGCCAGTTCGTCTGGGACAAAGACCTATGCGGCCCAGGGAAAGAGCATCAGCAATATCGATTTTCAGCGCGGTGAGCAGGGGGAGGGGAATGTCGTAATTACCCTGTCGGACCCTTCGGTGAGCCCTGACATACAGGAACAGGCTGGGAAAATCCGCCTTGATTTCGCAAAAACCCAGCTCCCCGAGTCGCTGCGTGTTCGCCTGGATGTCAAGGACTTCGCGACTCCGGTCCAGTTTGTAAGCGCGAGCGGCTCGGCGGATAAGGCGAGTGTGATTATCGAGCCGTCGGGGCTGTATGACTACTTGGCCTATCAGACTGACAATAAGCTCACGCTCAGTATCAAGCCGTTGACGGAAAGCGATGCGGAGAAACGCAAGAATGAGCGCTTCGCGTATACGGGCGAAAAACTATCCCTCAATTTCCAAGATATTGATGTGCGTTCGGTTCTGCAGCTGATCGCCGACTTTACCGACCTGAACCTGGTTGCTAGCGATACGGTGCAGGGCAATATCACCTTGCGCTTGCAGAATGTGCCCTGGGATCAGGCGTTGGATCTAGTTCTCAAAACCAAGGGATTGGACAAGCGCCAGGTCGGCAATGTGTTGCTGGTGGCGCCGGCTGATGAAATCGCGGCACGCGAACGTCAGGAGCTTGAGGCGCAGAAGCAAATTGCAGAGTTGGCGCCACTGCGGCGTGAACTCATTCAGGTCAACTATGCGAAAGCAGCTGACATGGCCAAATTGTTCCAGTCTGTGACCAGTGCCGAGGGAGGTGCTGACGAGCGCGGTTCTATTACGGTCGACGATAGGACGAATAGCATTATTGCCTATCAAACTCAGGCGCGGCTGGATGAGTTGCGTCGAATCGTCTCCCAGCTCGATATACCGGTACGGCAGGTGATGATCGAAGCAAGGATTGTTGAGGCGAATGTGGACTTTTCCAAGTCCCTGGGGGTTCGCTGGGGGGGGAATCTTCGTAAGGGTAATGTGGATATTTTCGGGCGAGGCCAGCGTTTGAGTCTTGAGGAGGGGGAGGACGGCGACACGATTGAAGTTCCGTTCAATACACCCTTTGTCGATATGGGGGCAGCTGGCGCGAGCTCAGGAATCGGTATCGGGCTTATTACGGACAACTTGATCTTGGATCTTGAGTTGTCCGCAATGGAAAGCACCGGCAATGGTGAGGTTGTCTCTCAGCCAAAAGTGGTGACATCGGACAAGGAGACCGCCAAGATCCTCAAGGGTACCGAGGTGCCTTATCAGGAGGCGAGTTCCAGTGGCGCGACTACAACGTCCTTCAAGGAGGCAGCCTTGTCACTGGAAGTGACGCCACAGATCACGCCCGACAACCGCATCATCATGGAGGTCAAGGTCAACAAGGATTCGGTGGGGCAAATATTTCAGGGGGTGCCTTCGATTGATACGAACGAGGTGAATGCCAAGGTGCTGGTGGCCGATGGGGAGACCATCGTGATCGGTGGGGTATTCTCCAACACCCAGAGTAAGTCGGTCGACAAGGTGCCCTTTTTGGGCGATCTGCCATTCATCGGGCGCGTGTTCAGGCGTGACGTGGTGCAGGACGAAAAATCCGAGCTGCTGGTCTTCCTTACGCCGCGTATCATGAACAACCAGGCCATCGCAGTGAGCCGTTAA
- a CDS encoding SPOR domain-containing protein — MTSLHADEAFLEHYHFSHDPFAARVPGFKFFPAQRKPVLGQLHHLARYSQLLLVVSGPLGSGKTLLRQALVASTNKQAVHCVVVSARGAVEPDAVLRQIAQGLQVQQVELTAILRQVGQMALTGQEVYVLVDDAEHLGDAALAALLALAGGDGEGRAHVFLFAEPQLVGRLESLADGEECFHALALQPYAEDETREYLAQRLEGAGQGLELLSDEQVQDVHRRSAGWPGAINEVAREVLIEAMLAQRGSGRRGGLSLRLPRKHLAALLVVGAGVLAAWLMQGRSANDGGMSATAQLPLGQVAPSAGEASPQPVVEPASGGAPAIEFAGASQPLPLPLVGEAQPVIRQPLAEAAGGGSIEEGEESLGNSGAVAEVASAVAPAIPPVEVAAVVSEAPVAPQAQVAAPAPAPAPAPAPAPQAASAAPGKVAGQAEWYAAQGASHYTLQILGARAESSAQAFVRQHGGAYRYFKKLHQGQPLYVVTYGSFASREAAQAALRTLPAKVQAGKPWPRTFASIKQDIAQAR; from the coding sequence ATGACCAGTCTGCACGCTGACGAGGCTTTTCTCGAACACTACCATTTCAGCCATGATCCTTTCGCTGCGCGGGTGCCTGGTTTCAAGTTCTTTCCGGCTCAGCGCAAGCCGGTGCTGGGGCAATTGCACCATCTCGCCCGTTACAGTCAGCTGTTGTTGGTGGTGTCCGGCCCCCTGGGCAGCGGCAAGACGCTCTTGCGGCAGGCGCTGGTAGCCAGCACCAATAAGCAGGCCGTGCACTGCGTGGTGGTTTCTGCCCGTGGCGCGGTCGAGCCCGACGCCGTGCTGAGGCAGATCGCTCAGGGTTTGCAGGTTCAGCAGGTCGAGTTGACGGCCATCCTGAGGCAGGTCGGGCAGATGGCGCTGACCGGGCAGGAGGTCTACGTGCTGGTCGACGATGCGGAGCATCTCGGCGATGCCGCGCTGGCCGCCCTGCTGGCCCTGGCCGGAGGCGACGGGGAGGGGCGTGCCCATGTGTTCCTGTTTGCCGAGCCGCAGCTGGTCGGGCGCCTGGAGTCTTTGGCGGACGGGGAGGAGTGTTTCCATGCTCTCGCGTTGCAGCCCTATGCCGAGGACGAAACCCGCGAATACCTGGCGCAGCGCCTGGAGGGCGCGGGGCAAGGGCTGGAATTGCTCTCGGACGAGCAGGTGCAGGATGTACATCGCCGTTCGGCGGGCTGGCCGGGCGCGATCAACGAGGTGGCCCGTGAGGTCCTGATCGAGGCCATGCTGGCTCAGCGGGGGAGTGGGCGTCGCGGAGGGCTGTCGCTGCGGCTGCCGAGGAAGCACTTGGCGGCGTTGCTGGTGGTGGGCGCTGGCGTGCTGGCGGCCTGGTTGATGCAGGGGCGTTCGGCGAACGATGGGGGCATGTCGGCTACGGCGCAGTTGCCGCTCGGGCAGGTCGCGCCGTCGGCGGGCGAGGCGTCGCCGCAGCCTGTGGTCGAGCCAGCCTCGGGAGGGGCGCCGGCAATTGAGTTCGCCGGCGCCAGTCAGCCGCTGCCACTGCCGTTGGTGGGCGAGGCGCAGCCGGTCATTCGCCAGCCGCTGGCGGAGGCCGCAGGCGGCGGTTCGATCGAAGAGGGCGAGGAGTCGCTGGGCAATAGCGGTGCGGTTGCCGAGGTCGCGTCGGCCGTCGCCCCCGCGATTCCGCCGGTCGAGGTCGCCGCGGTGGTGTCCGAGGCGCCGGTGGCGCCGCAGGCTCAGGTCGCTGCTCCTGCTCCTGCTCCTGCTCCTGCTCCTGCTCCTGCTCCGCAGGCGGCATCGGCGGCGCCGGGCAAGGTGGCGGGGCAGGCCGAGTGGTACGCAGCCCAGGGCGCATCGCACTATACCCTGCAGATACTGGGGGCTCGGGCGGAAAGCAGTGCGCAGGCCTTCGTGCGTCAGCACGGCGGGGCGTATCGCTACTTCAAGAAGTTGCATCAGGGGCAGCCGCTGTACGTGGTCACTTATGGCAGCTTCGCCTCCCGGGAGGCGGCCCAGGCGGCGCTCAGGACGCTGCCGGCCAAGGTGCAGGCGGGCAAGCCTTGGCCCCGGACCTTTGCCAGCATCAAGCAGGACATCGCTCAGGCGCGCTAG